One genomic window of Bactrocera dorsalis isolate Fly_Bdor chromosome 4, ASM2337382v1, whole genome shotgun sequence includes the following:
- the LOC105223011 gene encoding peptide transporter family 1 isoform X1: protein MIRRYFMGSFKKSAMETDLLRCAYMRVPGNRTIYVFDDKCLSCGTYVHKKENKPTNGVAQGTEPEITGNGKSATDDIHEPTAIADKSLDTPIVPIFGATAKDKNGAVEDSSIEPVSNVSEAEGQVKKLPYPKSVFFIISNEFCERFNYYGMRTILVLYLTRQLGYDDDTSTVIFHIFTMFVYFLCVFGAIISDSWLGKFKTIFYLSLVYVAGSVLVALGAVPPLNLPDTEFTMIGLALIALGSGGIKPCVSAFGGDQFKIPEQVKQMTTFFSLFYFSINAGSLISTTVTPILREDVHCFGEKECYSLAFGVPAILMAVSIIVFVLGRPLYKSKPPAGNMVVLVSKTIGNAIATKWREKKTNPREHWLDYADKKYDHQLIEDVKVLMRVLVLYLPLPIFWALFDQQGSRWTIQATRMDGDMGSWNIKPDQMQLINPFLILAFIPLYELAFYPLLAIVGIRRPLQKLTLGGIFAGIAFIISGLVELSLEDTYPILPTAGNAHLRVYNGENCDYAITSNLTGINFDIASLDMFVNRSINIDSTNHLYVEFEFTEKAGLNCFEFPKQTFAFDTTTAHYLFLNSKNTTHPLIWGQDTISKPSRGYPFVRTLANVQAGRQIEWRNKKGSIEHTEPANLRNETELKSGDYDVLVDNTLAASEYLKVGGIYTVIINEETSGVYKSNTVIVTEPNSMSIFWLIPQYVIMTLGEVMFSVTGLEFSYAQAPVTMKSVLQACWLLTVAFGNVIVVIIAELKLFDSQADEFFLFAGLMFVDMIIFMFVAYAYKPNNSSPHSEAEPLTPAETNEKVGIDNVAKTIDE, encoded by the exons ATGATAAGACGATATTTTATGGGTTCATTTAAAAAGTCGGCCATGGAAACGGACTTGTTGCGCTGCGCATACATGAGAGTTCCAGGGAATCGGACTATCTACGTTTTCGATGACAAGTGCTTGTCGTGCGGTACTTATGTTCATAAAAAGG AAAATAAGCCTACTAATGGCGTTGCACAAGGCACTGAACCAGAAATAACTGGAAATGGCAAATCGGCGACCGACGATATTCATGAGCCTACAGCAATTGCCGACAAATCACTGGATACTCCGATTGTACCTATATTTGGCGCAACAGCGAAGGATAAAAATGGTGCGGTGGAGGACAGCAGCATCGAACCTGTTTCCAATGTTTCTGAAGCAGAGGGACAAGTTAAG aAACTACCATATCCGAAATCAGTATTCTTTATCATCAGTAATGAGTTCTGCGAACGCTTCAACTACTATGGCATGCGAA CAATTCTCGTGTTGTACCTGACTCGGCAACTAGGTTATGACGATGACACCTCTACCGTTATATTCCACATCTTCACTATGTTTGTGTATTTCTTATGCGTCTTTGGTGCTATAATTTCGGACAGTTGGCTTggcaaattcaaaacgatctTCTATCTCTCGCTCGTCTATGTTGCTGGTTCAGTGTTGGTTGCTCTTGGTGCAGTGCCACCATTGAATTTACCTGATACGGAATTTACCATGATCGGTTTGGCATTAATAGCTTTGGGTTCGGGCGGCATAAAACCGTGCGTCTCTGCATTTGGTGGCGATCAGTTTAAGATTCCCGAACAAGTGAAGCAAATGACCACCTTCTTCTCACTCTTTTACTTTTCGATCAATGCTGGTTCATTGATTTCGACTACAGTAACACCAATTTTACGTGAGGATGTGCACTGCTTTGGCGAAAAAGAGTGCTATTCATTGGCCTTTGGCGTACCGGCTATTCTTATGGCAGTTTCGATAA TTGTCTTCGTGTTGGGTCGTCCACTTTACAAGAGCAAACCGCCGGCAGGAAATATGGTCGTATTAGTCAGCAAAACCATTGGT AACGCAATTGCTACCAAATGGCGGGAGAAGAAGACCAATCCTCGCGAACACTGGCTGGACTATGCCGATAAGAAATATGATCATCAATTGATTGAAGATGTTAAAGTGTTGATGCGTGTTCTTGTACTCTATTTGCCTTTGCCCATTTTCTGGGCGCTCTTCGATCAGCAGGGTTCACGTTGGACTATTCAGGCAACGCGTATGGATGGTGACATGGGCTCGTGGAATATCAAACCAGATCAAATGCAACTGATAAATCCTTTCTTAATTCTGGCTTTCATTCCTCTTTATGAACTCGCTTTCTATCCTCTGCTTGCTATCGTCGGCATTCGTCGTCCATTGCAAAAACTAACACTAGGTGGCATTTTTGCGGGCATAGCTTTCATTATTTCCGGTCTTGTGGAGCTAAGCCTTGAG gACACCTATCCAATTTTGCCAACAGCTGGAAATGCACATCTTCGTGTCTACAATGGCGAAAACTGTGACTATGCCATCACCTCTAATTTGACCGGCATAAATTTCGACATTGCTTCGCTCGATATGTTTGTGAACCGCAGCATCAATATTGACTCAACGAATCATCTGTATGTCGAATTTGAGTTCACCGAGAAAGCCGGTCTAAACTGCTTCGAATTTCCAAAGCAGACCTTTGCTTTcgatacaacaacagcacattatttgtttttgaattcgAAAAACACCACACATCCGCTAATATGGGGCCAAGACACTATAAGCAAACCCAGTCGCGGTTATCCGTTCGTGCGTACTTTGGCGAACGTTCAGGCAGGTCGGCAAATTGAGTGGAGGAATAAGAAAGGCTCCATCGAGCACACAGAACCCGCCAATTTGCGCAACGAAACCGAGCTGAAGTCTGGCGATTATGATGTTTTGGTCGATAACACGCTAGCTGCCTCGGAGTATCTCAAAGTTGGTGGCATATACACAGTTATAATAAATGAAGAAACGTCTGGTGTTTATAAGAGTAACACCGTTATTGTAACGGAACCGAATTCGATGTCTATTTTCTGGTTAATTCCCCAATACGTAATTATGACACTCGGTGAGGTTATGTTTTCGGTGACTGGTCTTGAGTTTTCATACGCGCAAGCGCCAGTAACAATGAAATCTGTACTGCAAGCTTGTTGGCTACTTACAGTTGCCTTCGGTAATGTGATCGTCGTGATTATCGCCGAATTGAAACTCTTCGATTCACAAGCCGACGAGTTCTTCCTCTTCGCTGGCCTTATGTTTGTCGATATGATCATCTTCATGTTTGTGGCCTACGCATACAAACCAAATAATTCGTCTCCTCACAGCGAGGCTGAACCGTTGACGCCGGCGGAAACAAACGAGAAGGTTGGCATTGACAATGTGGCCAAAACCATCGACGAGTAG
- the LOC105223011 gene encoding peptide transporter family 1 isoform X2 produces the protein MTEENENKPTNGVAQGTEPEITGNGKSATDDIHEPTAIADKSLDTPIVPIFGATAKDKNGAVEDSSIEPVSNVSEAEGQVKKLPYPKSVFFIISNEFCERFNYYGMRTILVLYLTRQLGYDDDTSTVIFHIFTMFVYFLCVFGAIISDSWLGKFKTIFYLSLVYVAGSVLVALGAVPPLNLPDTEFTMIGLALIALGSGGIKPCVSAFGGDQFKIPEQVKQMTTFFSLFYFSINAGSLISTTVTPILREDVHCFGEKECYSLAFGVPAILMAVSIIVFVLGRPLYKSKPPAGNMVVLVSKTIGNAIATKWREKKTNPREHWLDYADKKYDHQLIEDVKVLMRVLVLYLPLPIFWALFDQQGSRWTIQATRMDGDMGSWNIKPDQMQLINPFLILAFIPLYELAFYPLLAIVGIRRPLQKLTLGGIFAGIAFIISGLVELSLEDTYPILPTAGNAHLRVYNGENCDYAITSNLTGINFDIASLDMFVNRSINIDSTNHLYVEFEFTEKAGLNCFEFPKQTFAFDTTTAHYLFLNSKNTTHPLIWGQDTISKPSRGYPFVRTLANVQAGRQIEWRNKKGSIEHTEPANLRNETELKSGDYDVLVDNTLAASEYLKVGGIYTVIINEETSGVYKSNTVIVTEPNSMSIFWLIPQYVIMTLGEVMFSVTGLEFSYAQAPVTMKSVLQACWLLTVAFGNVIVVIIAELKLFDSQADEFFLFAGLMFVDMIIFMFVAYAYKPNNSSPHSEAEPLTPAETNEKVGIDNVAKTIDE, from the exons ATGACGGAGGAAAATG AAAATAAGCCTACTAATGGCGTTGCACAAGGCACTGAACCAGAAATAACTGGAAATGGCAAATCGGCGACCGACGATATTCATGAGCCTACAGCAATTGCCGACAAATCACTGGATACTCCGATTGTACCTATATTTGGCGCAACAGCGAAGGATAAAAATGGTGCGGTGGAGGACAGCAGCATCGAACCTGTTTCCAATGTTTCTGAAGCAGAGGGACAAGTTAAG aAACTACCATATCCGAAATCAGTATTCTTTATCATCAGTAATGAGTTCTGCGAACGCTTCAACTACTATGGCATGCGAA CAATTCTCGTGTTGTACCTGACTCGGCAACTAGGTTATGACGATGACACCTCTACCGTTATATTCCACATCTTCACTATGTTTGTGTATTTCTTATGCGTCTTTGGTGCTATAATTTCGGACAGTTGGCTTggcaaattcaaaacgatctTCTATCTCTCGCTCGTCTATGTTGCTGGTTCAGTGTTGGTTGCTCTTGGTGCAGTGCCACCATTGAATTTACCTGATACGGAATTTACCATGATCGGTTTGGCATTAATAGCTTTGGGTTCGGGCGGCATAAAACCGTGCGTCTCTGCATTTGGTGGCGATCAGTTTAAGATTCCCGAACAAGTGAAGCAAATGACCACCTTCTTCTCACTCTTTTACTTTTCGATCAATGCTGGTTCATTGATTTCGACTACAGTAACACCAATTTTACGTGAGGATGTGCACTGCTTTGGCGAAAAAGAGTGCTATTCATTGGCCTTTGGCGTACCGGCTATTCTTATGGCAGTTTCGATAA TTGTCTTCGTGTTGGGTCGTCCACTTTACAAGAGCAAACCGCCGGCAGGAAATATGGTCGTATTAGTCAGCAAAACCATTGGT AACGCAATTGCTACCAAATGGCGGGAGAAGAAGACCAATCCTCGCGAACACTGGCTGGACTATGCCGATAAGAAATATGATCATCAATTGATTGAAGATGTTAAAGTGTTGATGCGTGTTCTTGTACTCTATTTGCCTTTGCCCATTTTCTGGGCGCTCTTCGATCAGCAGGGTTCACGTTGGACTATTCAGGCAACGCGTATGGATGGTGACATGGGCTCGTGGAATATCAAACCAGATCAAATGCAACTGATAAATCCTTTCTTAATTCTGGCTTTCATTCCTCTTTATGAACTCGCTTTCTATCCTCTGCTTGCTATCGTCGGCATTCGTCGTCCATTGCAAAAACTAACACTAGGTGGCATTTTTGCGGGCATAGCTTTCATTATTTCCGGTCTTGTGGAGCTAAGCCTTGAG gACACCTATCCAATTTTGCCAACAGCTGGAAATGCACATCTTCGTGTCTACAATGGCGAAAACTGTGACTATGCCATCACCTCTAATTTGACCGGCATAAATTTCGACATTGCTTCGCTCGATATGTTTGTGAACCGCAGCATCAATATTGACTCAACGAATCATCTGTATGTCGAATTTGAGTTCACCGAGAAAGCCGGTCTAAACTGCTTCGAATTTCCAAAGCAGACCTTTGCTTTcgatacaacaacagcacattatttgtttttgaattcgAAAAACACCACACATCCGCTAATATGGGGCCAAGACACTATAAGCAAACCCAGTCGCGGTTATCCGTTCGTGCGTACTTTGGCGAACGTTCAGGCAGGTCGGCAAATTGAGTGGAGGAATAAGAAAGGCTCCATCGAGCACACAGAACCCGCCAATTTGCGCAACGAAACCGAGCTGAAGTCTGGCGATTATGATGTTTTGGTCGATAACACGCTAGCTGCCTCGGAGTATCTCAAAGTTGGTGGCATATACACAGTTATAATAAATGAAGAAACGTCTGGTGTTTATAAGAGTAACACCGTTATTGTAACGGAACCGAATTCGATGTCTATTTTCTGGTTAATTCCCCAATACGTAATTATGACACTCGGTGAGGTTATGTTTTCGGTGACTGGTCTTGAGTTTTCATACGCGCAAGCGCCAGTAACAATGAAATCTGTACTGCAAGCTTGTTGGCTACTTACAGTTGCCTTCGGTAATGTGATCGTCGTGATTATCGCCGAATTGAAACTCTTCGATTCACAAGCCGACGAGTTCTTCCTCTTCGCTGGCCTTATGTTTGTCGATATGATCATCTTCATGTTTGTGGCCTACGCATACAAACCAAATAATTCGTCTCCTCACAGCGAGGCTGAACCGTTGACGCCGGCGGAAACAAACGAGAAGGTTGGCATTGACAATGTGGCCAAAACCATCGACGAGTAG